In Paenibacillus sonchi, a single genomic region encodes these proteins:
- a CDS encoding DUF5665 domain-containing protein: MGDAGGNTKRYEVEEHPFELRHEVKRLNARLDKIADSLEKSEFKDILENYTNPKKRIITNLMAGISRGLGLSLGTFVILGLLGYILSLFLNVPVIGEYLGEIKKYIDANS; encoded by the coding sequence ATGGGAGATGCGGGCGGCAACACGAAAAGGTACGAAGTGGAAGAGCATCCCTTCGAGCTGAGGCATGAGGTTAAACGGTTGAATGCCCGGCTTGATAAAATTGCTGATTCCCTGGAAAAATCGGAATTCAAGGATATCCTTGAAAACTATACCAACCCCAAAAAACGGATTATTACCAATCTTATGGCAGGCATATCCCGTGGTCTGGGACTCTCGCTTGGCACCTTTGTGATTCTCGGCTTACTGGGCTATATTCTCAGCCTGTTCCTGAATGTGCCGGTGATCGGAGAATATCTTGGTGAAATCAAAAAATATATTGATGCCAATAGCTGA
- a CDS encoding YtxH domain-containing protein — protein MNKAETEYPVESGSTFFKGVFIGGLIGAAAALLFAPKPGREMRSDLSEKFSTATDKTKEVAGVVTDKTKSIAATVGEKATDLASTVSAKASDIFTTVNDSKQQIAATLSETGKKIGDTVGNASADVASDVKDASKDVAEEASASSKDIADTANDAKEEVKASYKSSY, from the coding sequence ATGAATAAAGCAGAAACGGAATATCCGGTAGAGAGTGGAAGCACATTTTTCAAAGGAGTTTTTATCGGAGGTTTGATTGGTGCTGCTGCAGCATTGCTGTTCGCTCCCAAGCCGGGCCGTGAAATGCGCAGTGACTTGTCGGAAAAATTCTCAACCGCTACGGACAAAACCAAAGAGGTTGCCGGTGTCGTAACGGATAAAACCAAATCGATTGCTGCTACTGTTGGGGAAAAGGCTACGGACCTTGCCAGCACTGTGTCGGCCAAAGCTTCGGATATTTTCACCACAGTCAACGACAGCAAACAGCAAATAGCCGCCACTTTATCGGAAACGGGTAAAAAAATCGGTGATACCGTAGGGAACGCGTCGGCTGATGTCGCCTCTGACGTAAAAGACGCTTCCAAAGATGTTGCCGAAGAAGCTTCCGCTTCTTCCAAGGATATAGCGGATACGGCAAATGATGCCAAAGAGGAAGTTAAAGCCTCTTATAAATCCTCTTACTAA